From the genome of Neomonachus schauinslandi chromosome 5, ASM220157v2, whole genome shotgun sequence, one region includes:
- the RASD2 gene encoding GTP-binding protein Rhes translates to MMKTLSSGNCTLSVPAKNSYRMVVLGASRVGKSSIVSRFLNGRFEDQYTPTIEDFHRKVYNIRGDMYQLDILDTSGNHPFPAMRRLSILTGDVFILVFSLDNRESFDEVKRLQKQILEVKSCLKNKTKEAAELPMVICGNKNDHGELCRQVPTTEAELLVSGDENCAYFEVSAKKNTNVDEMFYVLFSMAKLPHEMSPALHRKISVQYGDAFHPRPFCMRRVKDMDAYGMVSPFARRPSVNSDLKYIKAKVLREGQARERDKCTIQ, encoded by the exons ATGATGAAGACCTTGTCCAGCGGGAACTGCACGCTCAGTGTGCCCGCCAAGAACTCGTATCGCATGGTGGTGCTGGGCGCCTCGAGGGTGGGCAAGAGCTCTATTGTCTCCCGCTTCCTCAACGGCCGCTTCGAGGACCAGTACACGCCCACCATCGAGGACTTCCACCGGAAGGTCTACAACATCCGAGGCGACATGTACCAGCTGGACATCCTGGACACGTCCGGCAACCACCCCTTCCCTGCCATGCGCAGGCTCTCCATCCTCACAG GTGACGTCTTCATCCTGGTGTTCAGCCTGGATAACCGGGAGTCCTTCGACGAGGTCAAGCGCCTCCAGAAGCAGATCTTGGAGGTCAAGTCCTGCCTGAAGAACAAGACCAAGGAGGCGGCGGAGCTGCCCATGGTCATCTGCGGCAACAAGAACGACCATGGCGAGCTGTGCCGCCAGGTACCCACCACCGAGGCCGAGCTGCTGGTGTCCGGGGACGAGAACTGCGCCTACTTCGAGGTGTCGGCCAAGAAAAACACCAACGTGGACGAGATGTTCTACGTGCTCTTCAGCATGGCCAAGCTGCCCCACGAGATGAGCCCCGCCCTGCACCGCAAGATCTCCGTGCAGTACGGGGACGCCTTCCACCCCAGGCCCTTCTGCATGCGCCGCGTCAAGGACATGGACGCCTACGGCATGGTCTCGCCCTTTGCCCGCCGCCCCAGCGTCAACAGTGACCTCAAGTACATCAAGGCCAAGGTCCTTCGGGAGGGCCAGGCCCGCGAGCGGGACAAATGCACCATCCAGTGA